One window of Gammaproteobacteria bacterium genomic DNA carries:
- a CDS encoding mechanosensitive ion channel family protein, translated as ITQCINKSANQIVDLNRTLESIGESTIGETKEIIDERERLYDNLGKSKAREFACNKLETQINELSKQATQKLRDITAERLTKKNPNALEVLQAVPANMSGWVTKSTQALRLNPEPADSTSSWWTGLLLTLFGGGIGWLGRNGLLKLLSGYKGPKGKEPFEYNLVKSLSNYLPFIAASLTGFFAFKSLSTLDFGWTFATRASLIALFVSILGFIYRWICRPNSPGDSLHSLHKDIPKALVKRMQVLTLVATIGFLIFGYDWLLEQPADELLAPYIVLNVLLIFSILAILQLGRDFPDLKGRYRFLRYAMIAACVLAIPATLLGYVNAANYLLFAVLSTLLAGFILWILLWSIETTVDGIINGKTKTSYKLRASLGIRAEEQSSELGWLRLLSNLGLWLGFGIVLLIVWDFTDSSIASLQKFATDGFNIGDDTKIIPKNILAGLLTFAVVLSVSVWLKAKLERRWLRNIGMDRGSRDAIVTITGYVGMIIAMLMGLTAAGVSFTGLALVAGALSVGIGFGLQNIVNNFISGLILLFERPIHSGDYISVGNVEGTVKRISIRSTEIETRQRTNVIVPNSELISGQVTNWVLHDTFGQIKIPVGVAYGSDTELVKKLLMQVANENKTVITRPNLPQPTIRFESFGDSSLNFSIVVLIKNIDQRFDIISDLNFAIDKIFRENGIEIPFPQRDLHIKSDSKKKEIVMPEFLKPEKDEIIEKSHD; from the coding sequence ATCACGCAGTGTATAAACAAAAGTGCAAATCAGATTGTTGATCTAAACCGCACGCTGGAATCCATTGGCGAAAGTACTATCGGTGAAACCAAGGAAATTATCGACGAGCGCGAACGCTTGTATGACAACCTGGGCAAATCCAAAGCGCGTGAATTTGCCTGTAATAAGCTTGAAACCCAGATCAATGAATTAAGCAAACAAGCTACCCAAAAATTACGCGACATTACAGCAGAAAGACTGACCAAAAAAAATCCTAACGCTCTCGAAGTACTACAAGCCGTTCCGGCGAATATGTCCGGCTGGGTAACAAAATCTACACAAGCGCTACGCCTTAATCCTGAACCAGCTGACTCAACCTCCAGTTGGTGGACGGGATTATTATTGACCTTATTTGGTGGAGGGATCGGCTGGTTGGGTCGTAATGGACTGCTTAAGTTGTTATCGGGCTACAAGGGCCCCAAAGGCAAAGAACCCTTTGAATACAATCTGGTTAAGTCACTGAGTAATTATTTGCCTTTCATTGCCGCATCTTTAACAGGCTTTTTTGCTTTCAAAAGTTTAAGCACTCTGGACTTTGGCTGGACTTTTGCAACCCGCGCCAGTTTGATCGCATTGTTTGTGAGCATTCTCGGCTTTATCTACCGCTGGATATGTCGCCCCAATTCACCAGGTGACAGCCTGCATAGCCTGCATAAAGATATTCCCAAGGCATTAGTCAAACGCATGCAGGTATTAACCCTGGTTGCAACAATCGGTTTCCTTATATTTGGATACGATTGGTTATTGGAACAACCTGCGGACGAGCTACTCGCCCCGTACATTGTTTTGAATGTCTTATTAATATTCAGTATTCTTGCGATCCTGCAATTAGGACGTGATTTTCCGGATCTCAAGGGTCGCTACCGGTTTTTACGCTATGCCATGATTGCTGCATGTGTCCTGGCAATTCCGGCAACCTTGCTGGGCTATGTAAATGCCGCAAACTATTTACTTTTTGCAGTGTTGAGCACCCTGCTGGCCGGGTTCATTTTATGGATATTACTTTGGAGTATTGAGACCACAGTTGACGGAATAATCAATGGTAAAACCAAAACCTCCTACAAATTACGCGCCAGTCTGGGCATCCGTGCGGAAGAACAATCCAGTGAATTGGGCTGGTTACGTTTATTGTCAAATTTGGGATTATGGTTGGGTTTTGGAATTGTTTTGCTTATCGTTTGGGACTTTACCGACAGCAGCATTGCGAGCTTACAGAAGTTTGCCACCGACGGTTTCAATATTGGTGATGACACCAAAATAATCCCCAAGAACATACTGGCCGGCCTGCTGACATTTGCAGTGGTGTTATCGGTCAGTGTGTGGCTAAAAGCCAAACTGGAACGGCGCTGGTTGCGAAATATCGGCATGGATCGTGGTTCACGCGACGCAATTGTAACCATCACCGGATATGTCGGGATGATAATTGCAATGCTCATGGGGCTAACCGCTGCAGGCGTGAGTTTCACTGGTCTTGCCCTGGTTGCCGGTGCTCTCTCGGTGGGTATCGGTTTTGGTTTACAAAATATTGTAAACAATTTCATTTCCGGCCTGATCTTGTTGTTTGAACGTCCCATTCACTCTGGCGATTATATTTCTGTCGGGAATGTGGAAGGCACTGTCAAACGCATTAGCATTCGTTCAACCGAGATCGAGACTAGGCAGAGAACCAATGTGATTGTGCCAAATTCCGAATTAATTTCCGGACAAGTAACCAACTGGGTTCTGCATGACACATTTGGTCAGATCAAAATACCCGTGGGCGTGGCCTATGGAAGCGATACAGAGCTGGTTAAAAAACTGCTGATGCAAGTGGCTAACGAAAACAAAACGGTAATCACCCGACCCAATTTACCCCAGCCCACGATCCGGTTCGAGAGTTTTGGCGACAGTTCACTGAATTTCAGTATTGTGGTTTTGATCAAAAACATTGATCAGCGCTTCGACATCATCAGCGATCTGAATTTTGCGATAGACAAAATATTCCGTGAGAACGGTATTGAGATTCCATTCCCGCAGCGTGACCTGCACATAAAATCGGATTCAAAAAAGAAAGAGATCGTGATGCCGGAATTCTTAAAGCCGGAAAAAGATGAGATTATTGAGAAGTCTCACGATTGA
- the serS gene encoding serine--tRNA ligase has translation MLDPKLLRNNLDFVCENLLRRGYEFDKQHYLSLESERKNLQVQAEQLRNKRNASSKQIGQAKAAGEDIQPLLDQVADLGDKLKALENELEKNQLGLQIILEGTPNLPHASVPEGMSEDDNRLEHSWGDIPAFDFEVKDHVDLGEALGQMDFEVATKITGSRFVVLSGQLARMQRALAQLMLDTHTLEHGYTETYSPYIVNSDSMRGTGQLPKFGEDSFRLDGEQGYYLIPTAEVSVTNLIRDEILEADYLPRKWTAHTPCFRSEAGSYGRDTRGMIRQHQFEKVEMVQAVKPSDSFAALEELTRHAEVILEKLELPYRRVTLCTGDLGFSAVKTYDLEVWIPSQNKYREISSCSNMQDFQARRMQARWRNPETGKPELLHTLNGSGLAVGRTLVAIMENYQQADGSIKVPTVLQSYMGGLDLIV, from the coding sequence ATGCTAGACCCGAAATTATTACGTAATAACCTGGACTTCGTATGCGAAAATCTTTTGCGACGTGGCTATGAGTTTGATAAACAACATTATTTGAGTCTTGAGTCCGAACGTAAAAATTTACAAGTACAAGCGGAGCAATTACGCAATAAACGTAATGCTTCATCCAAACAGATCGGTCAGGCCAAGGCTGCGGGTGAAGACATCCAGCCATTGCTTGACCAGGTGGCCGATCTGGGCGACAAACTCAAAGCCCTTGAAAATGAACTGGAAAAAAACCAGCTGGGTTTGCAAATAATCCTGGAAGGTACGCCTAACCTGCCACACGCATCGGTGCCGGAAGGTATGAGCGAAGACGATAATCGCCTGGAACATAGCTGGGGTGACATACCCGCATTCGATTTTGAAGTGAAAGATCATGTTGATCTGGGCGAAGCGCTTGGGCAAATGGATTTTGAAGTTGCCACTAAAATCACCGGTTCGCGTTTTGTGGTCTTGTCCGGGCAGCTGGCGCGCATGCAACGCGCATTGGCGCAACTGATGCTCGACACCCACACTTTGGAGCATGGCTACACCGAAACCTATTCCCCGTATATTGTGAACAGCGACAGTATGCGAGGCACCGGGCAATTGCCCAAATTTGGTGAAGACTCTTTCAGGCTTGATGGAGAGCAGGGCTATTATCTGATTCCAACCGCAGAAGTGTCTGTGACCAATCTGATCCGTGATGAAATTTTGGAGGCCGATTATTTACCGCGTAAATGGACGGCGCACACGCCGTGTTTTCGTTCCGAGGCCGGTTCCTACGGGCGTGATACGCGCGGCATGATCCGCCAGCATCAATTTGAAAAAGTTGAAATGGTGCAAGCCGTAAAACCATCGGATTCTTTTGCAGCACTGGAGGAATTGACCCGGCATGCGGAAGTCATTCTGGAAAAACTCGAGTTGCCTTATCGTCGTGTCACACTGTGTACCGGCGATCTGGGTTTTTCCGCGGTTAAAACCTATGATCTGGAAGTCTGGATACCGTCACAAAACAAGTATCGGGAAATTTCTTCGTGCAGCAACATGCAAGACTTTCAAGCCCGTCGCATGCAAGCCAGATGGCGCAACCCTGAAACCGGCAAACCCGAGTTATTACACACCTTGAATGGTTCGGGACTGGCGGTAGGACGTACCCTGGTCGCGATCATGGAGAATTATCAGCAAGCAGACGGGTCGATCAAAGTTCCGACGGTTTTACAGTCGTATATGGGCGGTTTGGACCTGATTGTATAG
- the crcB gene encoding fluoride efflux transporter CrcB, whose protein sequence is MNHWLAIGAGGAVGAILRYAITKADLVQDMGSAYFPSGTLIVNVFGSFLLGLLIIVLSQKFAAPDWVRLFLFVGVLGSFTTFSTFSVETIELFELGKHSIALWNMLLNLFGSLLAAAAGLYLGKLVI, encoded by the coding sequence ATGAATCATTGGCTAGCGATCGGTGCCGGAGGTGCAGTAGGAGCGATCTTGCGCTACGCAATTACCAAGGCAGATCTGGTTCAGGACATGGGCAGTGCCTATTTCCCGAGTGGTACCCTGATCGTTAACGTGTTTGGAAGCTTTTTACTCGGTCTATTGATCATTGTATTAAGCCAGAAGTTCGCAGCCCCGGATTGGGTACGCTTGTTTTTATTTGTAGGAGTCCTGGGTTCGTTCACCACATTCTCTACATTTTCCGTTGAAACGATAGAGCTATTCGAGCTGGGTAAACATTCCATCGCGCTCTGGAACATGCTATTGAATCTTTTCGGTAGTTTGCTCGCGGCCGCGGCTGGTTTGTACCTGGGAAAACTTGTAATTTAA